In one window of Cupriavidus necator N-1 DNA:
- a CDS encoding carbon-nitrogen hydrolase family protein yields the protein MTAPAAPAPFRVAAIQTVTGTSLDANLARAGALIAEAAAGGAALVLLPEYFCMMGRSESDKVAVREHDGDGPVQQFLADTARRHGIWLVGGTLPMWCDDPARVYNTSLAFNPRGERVARYDKIHLFGFTRGTESYDESRTILAGRTPVSFDAPCGRVAMSVCYDLRFPELYRGLAAGDGTSLILMPAAFTYTTGQAHWEILLRARAIENQCYVLAAAQGGKHENGRRTWGHSMLVDPWGEVLATLPEGEGVVGGVIDPARLAEVRQNLPALRHRVL from the coding sequence ATGACTGCACCCGCCGCCCCCGCCCCGTTCCGCGTTGCCGCCATCCAGACCGTGACAGGCACCTCGCTCGATGCCAACCTGGCGCGCGCCGGCGCGCTGATCGCCGAGGCCGCCGCCGGCGGCGCCGCGCTGGTGCTGCTGCCCGAATACTTCTGCATGATGGGCCGCTCCGAATCGGACAAGGTGGCGGTGCGCGAGCATGACGGCGACGGCCCGGTGCAGCAGTTCCTGGCCGATACGGCACGCCGCCACGGCATCTGGCTGGTCGGCGGCACGCTGCCGATGTGGTGCGACGACCCGGCGCGCGTGTACAACACCTCGCTCGCCTTCAACCCGCGCGGCGAGCGCGTGGCGCGCTACGACAAGATCCACCTGTTCGGCTTTACCCGCGGCACTGAAAGCTACGACGAGTCGCGCACCATCCTGGCCGGGCGCACGCCGGTCAGCTTCGATGCGCCCTGCGGCCGGGTGGCGATGTCGGTGTGCTACGACCTGCGCTTCCCCGAGCTTTACCGCGGACTGGCCGCCGGCGACGGCACCAGCTTGATTCTGATGCCGGCCGCCTTCACCTACACCACGGGGCAGGCGCACTGGGAGATCCTGCTGCGCGCCCGCGCCATTGAAAACCAATGCTATGTGCTGGCCGCGGCACAGGGCGGCAAGCATGAGAACGGCCGGCGCACCTGGGGCCATTCGATGCTGGTCGATCCGTGGGGCGAGGTCCTGGCAACGCTGCCTGAAGGCGAAGGCGTGGTCGGCGGCGTGATCGACCCCGCGCGCCTGGCAGAGGTCCGGCAGAACCTGCCGGCACTGCGACACCGGGTGCTGTAG
- a CDS encoding YhdP family protein, translating to MSSRAPQPADGSPPNCGAGGPEAASTLAPPHAVNPPANDAASARHSGSARARAGTFLRACARGVAAAVRHPFWRGLGRALVRLALVLAALALVAGLLIRFVLWPQASTARQWLEERGSVALSAKVSIGALDTYWDGWHPAFRARGLRAVDPERRVLLAAATLDGKLSWRSLFSMNLQFVSLGATSTDILVRRTPEGRLLVGGMVVDATGGQQDDDRFLGWLMSQGRVALSDGKLRWLDEKAGLPQLDIGEIRLDTRRDGVRHTLELEARSPALGPSPLVVQSTFRNDYLHSAGNWRYWTGQASWDLGQLQLPVLQRYLAMFERVASGTFSTDGSIEFRQGRIVRSQTRLRASGVDLQLAGASAPLRLANAQAFLLHRTERDGSNLLTVDTLLWQPLPASDDEGTPADSTWREGMRKVTLGWATANDGTLRKFSLKAPTLDLNTVRAVSSSMPLDTAVLRRLRALQPAGHIDNLNVTWSRDRAGMLERGGGKPLYSVQGTLRDVSVNGQPAVPAMDASGHPRLGTPGFSHLSGTFSFDDQQGNARFEGNDAALVLPGLFEEPRLPFDQIGGEVHWTHTGGKLAVTLDGVRFANADAAGSVRGTWRAGGDGVSGIADLTGDMTRAQVARVPRYLPLSIPAGTRHYLAGALAGGEAAGVSFVLRGDLAHFPFRAPHEKAGEFRVEVPIEHVSYQIAPHETASGTTAGVQAWPTFTDIAGRVVFDRGGMTFLASRATVQDIPGVTLQDVKGRIDDLGPHGKLVIDGGASGPVQGFLRYINASPVREWTAHVADAAQANGNGELRLKLDMPLEHANAAKVDGRFRFPGNEVVLSPQLPQLGHANGTITFNEHGFGLENMRARFLGGEIRLGGGTQPDGATHVTASGSVSAAGLREAAAGSALAPVAARLEGSTSYSAVIATRERQLQVQLSSELNGMASGLPAPLAKAAAQDLALRVDLRPASAPGRAGASELVVQLGHALNARYLLRRDQGGGIDVLAGGIGVQQAAPLPAAGVSAAATFDQLDIDAWRAAFGGGAGTAGPAEAPSPFLPGRIALRARALHAMGRTLDEVVLDANREAGGWNAKIDSRQVAGAVQWRPAGPSATGSLQLRLARLNVPDASDEHNVVDALASSIDELPAIDLVADQFMLRGHDFGKLEVKAHTGTSAADPVWTLDKLQIEQPGATLTGSGSWRVPRRLRADANAERRTLLSFTIDVRDAGATLDRLGLAHTLSDGKGKLEGRVAWRGSPLSIDYPTLSGKLSLDLENGQILSVDPGAARLLGVLSLQGLLRFATLDFRTLSGRGLVFDRIAGTGTIENGVGTIQDFELRSPQIMASMSGTANLLRETQDLRVEVVPRINATSTSIAAAFINPVLGIGTLAAQLLFADEFSKVFTQHYRISGSWANPQIGKLEDNKAQAPTFQNRADPAFPR from the coding sequence ATGTCCAGCCGCGCCCCACAACCCGCTGATGGTTCCCCCCCCAATTGCGGCGCGGGCGGGCCGGAGGCCGCCTCCACCCTGGCCCCGCCACACGCCGTGAATCCCCCGGCCAACGATGCCGCCAGCGCCCGGCACAGCGGTTCCGCCCGCGCACGCGCGGGCACGTTCCTGCGCGCCTGCGCGCGCGGCGTGGCGGCAGCCGTGCGCCACCCGTTCTGGCGCGGGCTGGGCCGCGCGCTGGTGCGGCTGGCACTGGTGCTGGCCGCGCTGGCGCTGGTGGCGGGCCTGCTGATCCGCTTCGTGCTGTGGCCACAGGCATCCACCGCGCGCCAGTGGCTGGAAGAGCGCGGCTCGGTGGCGCTCTCGGCCAAGGTCAGCATCGGCGCGCTCGATACCTACTGGGACGGCTGGCACCCAGCCTTCCGCGCCCGCGGCCTGCGCGCCGTGGACCCCGAACGGCGCGTGCTGCTTGCGGCCGCCACGCTCGACGGCAAGCTGTCGTGGCGTTCGCTGTTCAGCATGAACCTGCAGTTCGTCAGCCTGGGCGCGACCAGCACCGACATCCTGGTGCGGCGCACGCCCGAGGGCAGGCTGCTGGTGGGCGGCATGGTGGTGGACGCGACCGGCGGCCAGCAGGACGACGACCGCTTCCTGGGCTGGCTGATGTCGCAGGGGCGCGTGGCGCTGTCCGACGGCAAGCTGCGCTGGCTGGACGAAAAGGCAGGCCTGCCGCAGCTCGATATCGGCGAGATCCGCCTCGATACCCGCCGCGATGGCGTGCGCCATACGCTGGAACTGGAAGCGCGCTCGCCGGCGCTGGGGCCGAGCCCCCTGGTAGTGCAGTCCACCTTCCGCAACGACTACCTGCACAGCGCCGGCAACTGGCGCTACTGGACCGGGCAGGCCAGCTGGGACCTCGGCCAGCTGCAGTTGCCGGTGCTGCAGCGCTACCTGGCGATGTTCGAGCGCGTCGCCAGCGGCACCTTCAGCACCGACGGCAGCATTGAATTCCGCCAGGGCCGCATCGTGCGCAGCCAGACCCGGCTGCGCGCCAGCGGCGTCGACCTGCAGCTGGCCGGCGCCTCCGCCCCGCTGCGCCTGGCCAATGCGCAGGCCTTCCTGCTGCACCGGACCGAGCGTGACGGCAGCAACCTGCTGACCGTCGACACCCTGCTCTGGCAACCCCTGCCCGCCAGCGACGATGAGGGCACCCCCGCCGACAGCACTTGGCGCGAAGGCATGCGCAAGGTCACCCTCGGCTGGGCCACCGCCAATGACGGCACCCTGCGCAAGTTCTCGCTGAAGGCGCCCACGCTGGACCTGAACACGGTGCGCGCGGTGTCCAGCTCGATGCCGCTGGACACCGCGGTGCTGCGCCGGCTGCGCGCGCTGCAGCCGGCGGGCCACATCGACAACCTGAACGTGACCTGGAGCCGCGATCGCGCCGGCATGCTCGAGCGCGGCGGCGGCAAGCCGCTCTACAGCGTGCAGGGCACGCTGCGCGACGTCTCGGTCAACGGCCAGCCGGCCGTGCCCGCGATGGACGCCAGCGGTCACCCGCGGCTGGGCACGCCCGGCTTCTCGCACCTGTCCGGCACCTTCTCCTTCGATGACCAGCAGGGCAATGCCCGCTTCGAAGGCAATGACGCGGCACTGGTGCTGCCCGGCCTGTTCGAGGAGCCGCGGCTGCCGTTCGACCAGATCGGCGGCGAAGTGCACTGGACCCACACCGGCGGCAAGCTCGCGGTCACGCTGGACGGCGTGCGCTTTGCCAATGCCGATGCGGCCGGCTCGGTGCGCGGCACCTGGCGCGCAGGCGGCGACGGTGTATCCGGCATCGCCGACCTGACCGGTGACATGACCCGCGCCCAGGTGGCGCGCGTGCCGCGTTACCTGCCGCTGAGCATTCCGGCCGGCACCCGGCACTACCTGGCCGGCGCGCTGGCGGGCGGCGAAGCGGCCGGCGTGAGCTTCGTGCTGCGCGGCGACCTGGCGCATTTCCCGTTCCGTGCCCCGCACGAGAAGGCCGGCGAGTTCCGCGTCGAGGTGCCGATCGAACACGTCAGCTACCAGATCGCCCCGCATGAGACCGCGAGCGGCACCACCGCCGGCGTACAGGCGTGGCCCACGTTCACCGACATTGCCGGGCGGGTCGTGTTCGACCGCGGCGGCATGACGTTCCTGGCGAGCCGGGCCACGGTCCAAGATATCCCCGGCGTCACGCTACAGGACGTCAAGGGCCGCATCGACGACCTTGGCCCGCACGGCAAGCTGGTGATCGACGGCGGCGCCAGCGGACCGGTGCAGGGCTTCCTGCGCTACATCAACGCTTCGCCGGTGCGCGAATGGACCGCGCACGTGGCCGATGCGGCGCAGGCCAACGGCAACGGCGAGCTCAGGCTCAAGCTCGACATGCCGCTGGAACACGCCAATGCCGCCAAGGTGGACGGCCGCTTCCGCTTCCCCGGCAACGAAGTCGTGCTCAGCCCGCAGTTGCCGCAACTGGGCCATGCCAACGGCACCATCACGTTCAACGAACACGGTTTCGGGCTGGAGAACATGCGCGCCCGCTTCCTCGGTGGCGAGATCCGGCTCGGCGGCGGCACCCAGCCGGACGGCGCCACGCACGTCACCGCCAGCGGCAGCGTCTCGGCCGCGGGGCTACGCGAGGCTGCCGCGGGCTCGGCGCTGGCGCCGGTGGCCGCGCGGCTCGAAGGCAGCACCAGCTACAGCGCCGTGATCGCCACGCGCGAGCGCCAGCTGCAGGTGCAGCTGAGCTCCGAACTGAATGGCATGGCGAGCGGCCTGCCCGCGCCCCTGGCCAAGGCCGCGGCGCAAGACCTGGCGCTGCGCGTGGACCTGCGCCCGGCCAGCGCCCCGGGCCGCGCCGGCGCCAGCGAACTGGTGGTGCAGCTGGGCCATGCGCTGAACGCGCGCTACCTGCTGCGCCGCGACCAGGGCGGCGGCATCGACGTGCTCGCCGGCGGCATCGGCGTGCAGCAGGCGGCGCCGCTGCCTGCGGCCGGTGTCAGCGCCGCGGCCACCTTCGACCAGCTCGATATCGATGCGTGGCGGGCGGCCTTCGGTGGCGGTGCCGGCACCGCGGGCCCCGCTGAGGCGCCCTCGCCCTTCCTGCCTGGCCGCATTGCGCTGCGCGCGCGCGCGCTGCACGCCATGGGCCGCACGCTGGATGAGGTGGTGCTCGACGCCAACCGCGAGGCCGGTGGCTGGAACGCTAAGATCGACTCGCGCCAGGTGGCCGGCGCGGTGCAGTGGCGTCCGGCCGGGCCCTCGGCCACCGGGTCGCTGCAACTGCGCCTGGCGCGCCTGAACGTGCCCGATGCCAGCGACGAGCACAACGTGGTGGACGCGCTTGCCAGCAGCATCGACGAGCTGCCCGCGATCGACCTGGTGGCCGATCAGTTCATGCTGCGCGGGCATGACTTCGGCAAGCTTGAGGTCAAGGCCCATACCGGCACCAGCGCTGCCGACCCGGTCTGGACCCTGGACAAGCTGCAGATCGAGCAGCCCGGCGCCACCCTGACCGGCAGCGGCAGCTGGCGCGTGCCGCGCCGGCTGCGCGCCGACGCCAATGCCGAGCGCCGCACCCTGTTGTCCTTCACCATCGACGTGCGCGATGCCGGCGCCACGCTGGACCGGCTGGGCCTGGCACACACGCTGAGCGACGGCAAGGGCAAGCTCGAAGGCCGCGTGGCCTGGCGCGGCTCGCCGCTGTCGATCGACTACCCGACGCTGTCGGGCAAGCTGTCGCTGGACCTGGAGAATGGCCAGATCCTGAGCGTGGACCCCGGCGCGGCGCGGCTGCTGGGCGTGCTCAGCCTGCAGGGCCTGCTGCGCTTTGCCACGCTGGACTTCCGCACCCTGTCAGGCCGCGGGCTGGTGTTCGACCGCATTGCCGGCACCGGCACGATCGAGAACGGCGTCGGCACGATCCAGGACTTCGAGCTCAGGAGCCCGCAGATCATGGCCAGCATGAGCGGCACCGCCAACCTGCTGCGCGAGACCCAGGACCTGCGCGTGGAGGTGGTGCCGCGCATCAACGCCACCTCCACCTCGATTGCGGCCGCCTTCATCAACCCGGTGCTGGGCATCGGCACGCTGGCCGCGCAACTGCTGTTTGCCGACGAGTTCTCCAAGGTGTTCACCCAGCACTACCGCATCAGCGGTAGCTGGGCTAACCCGCAGATCGGCAAACTGGAGGACAATAAGGCGCAAGCCCCGACCTTCCAGAACCGCGCCGACCCCGCCTTCCCGCGCTGA
- the mprA gene encoding MprA protease, GlyGly-CTERM protein-sorting domain-containing form — protein sequence MPQPAQSDFRSSPVTRRWRAIVFAAAVCGVMPASAALAAGAHAAPAYTGQIIVRWRDGANGTASDGSSKTPAAAADALKQLSERTGIAVTARRAMGGNLHLLQVPDALAADPEAAAARLRQDPRIADAVPDRWLKLHDTLPNDPEFISRQPYLMGTGTAVGGVNLPRAWDRSRGSSGVVIAVVDTGILPHPDLAARVLPGYDFISSSTISNDGDGRDADATDAGDNVPANFTCPGSSTPTQTATNNSWHGTRVASVLGAQTNNAQDIAGVDWNARILPVRVSGRCGALLSDTVDAMRWAGGLSVPNVPANATPARVVNISLGGGTCSSIEQQAVNDLNARGVVVVAAAGNERGAVEAPGDCSGVIAVTAHANDGENASYANVGPQVAISAPGGGCGNSQVVNGQCTTTPSVIRTLNNDGKTGLGNYVVTSSAGTSFAAPMVSGVVAMMFAVNGSLTPAQVTAALKASARPHPSGTYCTTNPGVCGAGLLDADGALAAAAGTPPAQAAPAPGNGGGGGGGAIAPWTAILLALSGLLAFALRRRL from the coding sequence ATGCCGCAACCCGCGCAGTCCGACTTCCGTAGCAGCCCCGTGACCCGCCGTTGGCGGGCCATTGTCTTCGCCGCCGCTGTGTGCGGCGTGATGCCGGCCAGCGCGGCACTGGCTGCCGGCGCCCATGCCGCACCCGCCTACACTGGCCAGATCATCGTGCGCTGGCGTGACGGCGCCAATGGCACCGCCAGCGATGGCAGCAGCAAGACGCCTGCAGCCGCGGCGGATGCGCTCAAGCAGCTGAGCGAGCGCACCGGCATTGCCGTCACGGCGCGCCGCGCCATGGGCGGCAACCTGCACCTGCTGCAGGTGCCCGACGCACTCGCTGCCGACCCGGAAGCCGCGGCGGCCCGGCTGCGCCAGGACCCACGCATCGCCGATGCCGTGCCCGACCGCTGGCTGAAGCTGCACGACACCCTGCCCAACGATCCCGAGTTCATCTCGCGCCAGCCTTACCTGATGGGTACCGGCACGGCGGTGGGCGGCGTCAACCTGCCGCGCGCGTGGGACCGCAGCCGCGGCAGCAGCGGCGTGGTGATCGCGGTGGTGGACACCGGCATCCTGCCGCACCCCGACCTGGCGGCGCGCGTGTTGCCGGGCTACGACTTCATCAGCAGCAGCACCATTTCCAATGACGGCGACGGCCGCGACGCCGATGCCACCGACGCCGGCGACAATGTCCCGGCCAACTTCACCTGCCCGGGCAGTTCAACGCCCACGCAGACGGCGACCAACAACAGCTGGCACGGCACGCGCGTGGCGAGCGTGCTGGGCGCGCAGACCAACAATGCGCAGGACATCGCGGGCGTCGACTGGAACGCGCGCATCCTGCCCGTGCGCGTCTCGGGCCGCTGCGGCGCGCTGCTGTCCGATACCGTCGACGCCATGCGCTGGGCCGGCGGCTTGTCGGTACCCAACGTGCCGGCCAATGCGACGCCGGCGCGCGTGGTCAATATCAGCCTCGGCGGCGGCACCTGCAGCAGCATTGAGCAACAGGCCGTCAACGACCTGAACGCGCGCGGCGTGGTGGTGGTGGCCGCCGCCGGCAATGAGCGCGGCGCGGTGGAAGCGCCGGGCGACTGCAGCGGCGTGATCGCGGTCACGGCGCATGCCAACGACGGCGAGAATGCCAGCTATGCCAACGTCGGCCCGCAGGTCGCGATCAGCGCGCCGGGCGGCGGATGCGGCAACTCGCAGGTAGTCAATGGGCAGTGCACGACCACGCCCTCGGTCATTCGCACCTTGAACAACGATGGCAAGACTGGCCTTGGCAACTATGTCGTGACGTCATCCGCGGGCACCAGCTTCGCCGCGCCGATGGTTTCGGGCGTGGTGGCCATGATGTTCGCGGTCAATGGTTCGCTGACTCCGGCCCAGGTCACCGCAGCGCTGAAGGCTTCGGCACGCCCGCATCCGTCCGGCACCTATTGCACCACCAATCCGGGCGTCTGCGGCGCCGGCCTGCTCGATGCCGACGGCGCACTGGCGGCCGCGGCGGGCACACCACCGGCGCAGGCTGCGCCGGCACCGGGCAATGGTGGTGGCGGTGGCGGCGGCGCCATTGCGCCCTGGACCGCGATACTGCTGGCGCTGTCCGGCCTGCTGGCCTTCGCGCTGCGGCGTCGCCTGTAA
- the recN gene encoding DNA repair protein RecN, with amino-acid sequence MLRSLSIRDFVIVDTLDLDFTTGFTVFTGETGAGKSILIDALALVLGERADAGVVREGAPRASVSATFSTHPALDAWLAERELNSEAEDGVHTVLLRRTVDAGGRSKAFINGAAATLAQLREVGDQLVDIHGQHAHQLLLRPDAQRLLFDAHAGLTQQAGAVAEAWRAWRACVRQREAVEHQSREMQLERERLEWQVGELDKLNPQPGEWEEIQSEYNRLSHAAGLIDGSRAALDALSEADGSVLSALNTIVHKLQQLADVDPALRDVLAALEPAQMQAEEAAHSLMRYVDRLELDPERLQAVDERMQALHATARKYRLPPEQLPDELVARRQQLDDLQAAQDLNKVMAREAAAKAAYLTLAQHLSHARKQAAQALSAAVTDAMQGLSMAGGSFVAALNALDEGQSHGLEQVEFLVAGHAGVSPRPLARVASGGELARISLAISVITSEASPTPTLIFDEVDTGIGGAVAEVVGRRLQELGRARQVLCVTHLPQVAAQAGTHLLVSKETTDAGDGSVTRSRIRVLDPAGRVVETARMLGGATVTATTLQHAEEMLAQGMAGGQGSQPARGTGGKDGRRSRRAAG; translated from the coding sequence ATGCTGCGCAGCCTGTCCATCCGCGATTTCGTCATCGTCGATACGCTCGACCTGGACTTCACCACTGGCTTCACCGTCTTCACCGGCGAGACCGGCGCCGGCAAATCCATCCTGATCGATGCCCTGGCGCTGGTGCTGGGCGAACGCGCCGATGCCGGCGTGGTGCGCGAAGGCGCCCCGCGCGCCAGCGTCAGCGCCACCTTCTCGACCCACCCGGCACTGGATGCCTGGCTGGCCGAGCGCGAGCTCAACAGCGAAGCGGAAGACGGCGTGCATACCGTGCTGCTGCGCCGCACGGTCGATGCCGGCGGCCGCAGCAAGGCCTTTATTAACGGCGCCGCCGCCACCCTGGCGCAGCTGCGCGAAGTCGGCGACCAGCTGGTCGACATCCACGGCCAGCACGCGCACCAGCTGCTGCTGCGCCCCGACGCGCAGCGGCTGCTGTTCGACGCCCACGCCGGCCTCACCCAGCAGGCCGGCGCCGTGGCCGAGGCCTGGCGCGCCTGGCGTGCCTGCGTGCGCCAGCGCGAGGCGGTAGAACACCAGTCGCGCGAGATGCAGCTCGAACGAGAACGGCTGGAATGGCAGGTCGGCGAACTGGACAAGCTCAACCCGCAGCCGGGCGAATGGGAAGAGATCCAGTCCGAGTACAACCGGCTGTCGCATGCCGCCGGCCTGATCGACGGCAGCCGCGCCGCGCTCGACGCACTGTCCGAGGCCGACGGCTCGGTGCTGTCGGCGCTGAATACCATCGTGCACAAGCTGCAGCAGCTTGCCGATGTCGATCCCGCGCTGCGCGACGTGCTGGCCGCGCTCGAGCCTGCGCAGATGCAGGCCGAGGAAGCCGCGCACTCGCTCATGCGCTATGTCGACCGGCTCGAACTCGATCCCGAGCGGCTGCAGGCCGTGGACGAACGCATGCAGGCGCTGCACGCCACCGCGCGCAAGTACCGCCTGCCGCCCGAGCAACTGCCCGACGAGCTGGTGGCCCGCCGCCAGCAGCTGGACGACCTGCAGGCCGCGCAGGACCTGAACAAGGTGATGGCGCGCGAGGCCGCGGCCAAGGCCGCCTACCTGACCCTGGCACAGCATCTCAGCCACGCCCGCAAGCAGGCCGCGCAGGCGCTGTCCGCCGCGGTCACCGACGCCATGCAGGGCCTGTCGATGGCCGGCGGCAGCTTTGTCGCCGCACTCAATGCGCTCGACGAAGGCCAGAGCCATGGACTGGAGCAGGTCGAATTCCTGGTCGCCGGCCATGCCGGCGTGAGCCCGCGGCCACTGGCCCGGGTGGCCTCGGGCGGCGAACTGGCGCGTATCAGCCTGGCGATCTCGGTGATCACCAGCGAGGCCTCGCCCACGCCCACGCTGATCTTCGACGAGGTCGATACCGGCATCGGCGGTGCGGTGGCCGAAGTGGTCGGCCGGCGCCTGCAGGAGCTCGGCCGCGCGCGCCAGGTGCTGTGCGTGACGCACCTGCCGCAAGTGGCGGCGCAGGCCGGCACCCACCTGCTGGTCAGCAAGGAAACCACCGATGCAGGCGACGGCTCGGTCACACGCTCGCGCATCCGGGTGCTGGACCCCGCCGGGCGCGTGGTCGAGACCGCCCGCATGCTGGGCGGCGCCACTGTCACCGCCACCACGCTGCAACATGCGGAAGAAATGCTGGCGCAAGGCATGGCCGGCGGCCAGGGCAGCCAGCCCGCACGCGGCACGGGCGGCAAGGATGGCCGGCGCAGCCGCCGCGCCGCCGGCTGA
- a CDS encoding NAD kinase, giving the protein MSAPPKASAVRTSFKTVALVGRYSTAGIEGPLEEIASYILRNGQDVVFERETALATGLTGYPALSAEEIGRQADVAVVLGGDGTLLGIARQLAGYDVPLIGVNHGRLGFMTDIALEDAHTVLPDMLDGRYEAETRLLLESRVVRDDMDIFSALALNDVVVNRSGISGMVELAVSVDGHFMYNQRSDGLIVSTTTGSTAYALSAGGPILHPTLSGVVLVPIAPHALSNRPIVLPHDAEVTIEVASARDASVNFDMQSLTSLLPGDRIVVRRSEKSINLLHPVGYNYYATLRKKLHWHEYPSEDNRL; this is encoded by the coding sequence ATGTCCGCCCCCCCGAAAGCCAGCGCCGTGCGCACTTCGTTCAAGACCGTCGCCCTGGTGGGCCGGTACTCCACTGCCGGCATCGAAGGGCCGCTGGAGGAGATCGCCTCTTATATCCTGCGCAACGGGCAGGACGTGGTGTTCGAGCGCGAAACCGCGCTGGCCACCGGGCTAACCGGCTACCCTGCCCTGTCCGCCGAGGAGATCGGCCGGCAGGCCGACGTGGCCGTGGTGCTGGGCGGCGACGGCACGCTGCTGGGCATCGCCCGCCAGCTGGCCGGCTACGACGTGCCGCTGATCGGCGTCAACCACGGGCGGCTGGGCTTCATGACCGACATCGCGCTGGAAGACGCGCACACCGTGCTGCCCGACATGCTCGACGGCCGGTACGAGGCCGAGACCCGCCTGCTGCTGGAATCGCGCGTGGTGCGCGACGACATGGACATCTTCTCCGCGCTGGCCCTGAACGACGTGGTGGTGAACCGCTCGGGCATCTCCGGCATGGTCGAGCTGGCGGTGTCGGTGGACGGCCATTTCATGTACAACCAGCGCTCGGACGGGCTGATCGTGTCGACCACCACCGGGTCCACCGCCTACGCGCTGTCCGCCGGCGGCCCGATCCTGCATCCGACGCTGTCGGGCGTGGTGCTGGTGCCGATCGCCCCGCACGCGCTGTCCAACCGCCCGATCGTGCTGCCGCACGACGCCGAGGTCACCATCGAGGTGGCCAGCGCGCGCGACGCCAGCGTCAACTTCGACATGCAGTCGCTGACCTCGCTGCTGCCGGGCGACCGCATCGTGGTGCGGCGCTCCGAAAAATCCATCAACCTGCTGCACCCGGTCGGCTACAACTACTACGCCACGCTGCGCAAGAAGCTGCACTGGCACGAGTATCCTTCCGAAGACAATCGCCTCTGA
- the hrcA gene encoding heat-inducible transcriptional repressor HrcA, whose amino-acid sequence MDERSKTLLKTLIERYIAEGQPVGSRTLSKYSGLDLSPATIRNVMSDLEEMGFIASPHTSAGRIPTPRGYRLFVDSMLTAKPLERNADLAELTGQIQDQLGGQQLGPQRMITAAARTLSNLSHFAGVVMTPRRAQAFRQIEFMRLSDKRILLIIVSPEGDVQNRIIQTELSYTPAQLIEAANFFNSHYAGMSFDTVRGHLRVELQDLRRDMSQLMQAAVEAGSVAEDEDDDHVFISGERKLLEVEDLASSMDKLRRLFDVFEHKTSLLQLLDVSSHAQGVQIFIGGESRLVPIEDMAVITAPYEVDGQIVGTLGVIGPTRMAYERVIPIVDITARLLSSALSQN is encoded by the coding sequence ATGGATGAACGCTCCAAAACGCTGCTCAAGACCCTGATCGAGCGCTATATTGCCGAAGGGCAGCCGGTCGGTTCCCGCACCCTGTCGAAGTACTCGGGGCTGGACCTGTCGCCTGCGACGATTCGCAATGTGATGTCCGATCTGGAGGAAATGGGCTTTATTGCCAGCCCGCACACCTCGGCCGGCCGTATCCCGACCCCGCGCGGCTACCGGCTGTTCGTCGATTCGATGCTGACGGCCAAGCCGCTGGAGCGCAACGCCGACCTGGCCGAGCTGACCGGCCAGATCCAGGACCAGCTCGGCGGCCAGCAACTGGGGCCGCAGCGCATGATCACGGCGGCGGCGCGCACGCTGTCCAACCTGTCGCACTTCGCCGGCGTGGTGATGACGCCGCGCCGCGCGCAGGCGTTCCGGCAGATCGAATTCATGCGGCTGTCGGACAAGCGCATCCTGCTGATCATCGTCAGCCCCGAGGGCGACGTGCAGAACCGCATCATCCAGACCGAGCTGTCATACACGCCGGCCCAGCTGATCGAGGCGGCCAACTTCTTCAACTCGCACTATGCCGGCATGAGCTTCGACACGGTGCGCGGCCACCTGCGGGTGGAACTGCAGGACCTGCGCCGCGACATGTCGCAGCTGATGCAGGCCGCGGTCGAGGCCGGCAGCGTCGCCGAGGACGAGGACGACGACCACGTCTTTATCAGCGGCGAGCGCAAGCTGCTGGAAGTGGAAGACCTGGCCTCCAGCATGGACAAGCTGCGGCGCCTGTTCGACGTGTTTGAGCACAAGACCAGCCTGTTGCAGCTGCTGGACGTGTCCAGCCATGCGCAGGGCGTGCAGATCTTTATCGGCGGCGAAAGCCGGCTGGTGCCGATCGAAGACATGGCGGTCATCACCGCCCCGTACGAGGTTGACGGCCAGATCGTCGGCACGCTTGGCGTGATCGGCCCCACGCGCATGGCGTATGAGCGCGTGATCCCCATCGTCGACATCACCGCGCGCTTGCTGTCCAGCGCCCTGAGCCAGAACTAG